GTCACAGTTTCTTTGTTTTTCTGCAGCCATGGTATAGTGTAATGATACAATGTATCCCTTTTCTCCCTGGCGATCTCCTCAGCACATAAGCCATCGCCTAAGAAATGGTTAAGAATAGATGGATAACCGTTGAAGAAGACTTCGGCAAAACTGTATTTGGAACTAGTAGCACCACCATAGCTGAAGATGTTATCATACATAATGCAGAAGTTCGGATTATCCTTCAATATAGAATATTGGAGATATACCTGATTGAATTTAGAGGTCATAAAATGTTCTGGTTTCTCAATCTTCTCAAACTCCTCGCGCTTTAGAACAACAGAACTGATAAAGCCTGCATAGAGGCCGGTGGCGGCCAGGAAATTGCTCATACCGGTATCTAAGCTAAGGGTCTTCGTTCCATTAATTAGGCTAATATGAAAGACTCCGCATTGCGGATGACTGTGCAGTAAATGAAGCAGGGGCATAATTTTGCCATCCAGGAAATAATCATCATCACCCTGCATTTTTACAAATTTCCCCTTACCCAACGTAGTTACATAATAAATATTAGGGTCTCCTTCAATATTCGTTTCATTGCGAACTGCTCTTATATTCGAGTAAAGGGCTCTATACTTGTCAATGATCGCTGGTGTGGCATCTGTAGAGGCGTTATCAGACACCACCACTTCGATCAGCTCGTTATTTCCGATCTGTGAGTAAATTAAATGAAGACAAGTATCCAGATAAGGTGCGCGATTGTATGTTGGGATACAGATAGATAAAAGGGGAAGCTGGCTTCTGGCAGTAAGGATAGCCTGGGCCTGGTCATGATCAGACACTTCCAGCCAGTTTCCGGAGGAAGTTTCATACATCTGCTCAATCGATGCGGGATTACCTGAAACCACGCAGTAGTCGGGAACATTGTCCAAGACTATGCTGTTTGCCTTAACTACGCTCCCTGCTCCGATACGTATATTCCCGGATAGGCGGCAATTCGCTCCAATCCAGGCGCCTTCACCAATGGTAATGTCTCCTTCCATTTGAACGTTGGAGTCGATTAGAACACTCCGCTCTAAGATAACCTTCGGACGAGCTGTGATCTGTGCTCCTCTGTTGATCTGACATCCGTCTCCTATACAGATAACCGGACCCTCATGGGGAATTTGTGGGTCTGTAATGGATGTCTTGATAGAGTGAGGAGCTTCAACAGAAACATTGTTGCCAATAGATATTAGCTCTGGAAACTCAATTAGGCCCCCTTGCTCGATGTAGGCGTTACTTCCAAACTGAGCAAATCGTGCAGCGAATTCAAGTGATATAGTTAATTTCAAGGCAGATTCTCCTCCCATCCTACAGGTCTGGCTTCGTACCCGTTACGCTGTCTTCTAATGCATATGGG
The sequence above is a segment of the Paenibacillus sp. FSL R7-0204 genome. Coding sequences within it:
- a CDS encoding glycosyltransferase, which codes for MKLTISLEFAARFAQFGSNAYIEQGGLIEFPELISIGNNVSVEAPHSIKTSITDPQIPHEGPVICIGDGCQINRGAQITARPKVILERSVLIDSNVQMEGDITIGEGAWIGANCRLSGNIRIGAGSVVKANSIVLDNVPDYCVVSGNPASIEQMYETSSGNWLEVSDHDQAQAILTARSQLPLLSICIPTYNRAPYLDTCLHLIYSQIGNNELIEVVVSDNASTDATPAIIDKYRALYSNIRAVRNETNIEGDPNIYYVTTLGKGKFVKMQGDDDYFLDGKIMPLLHLLHSHPQCGVFHISLINGTKTLSLDTGMSNFLAATGLYAGFISSVVLKREEFEKIEKPEHFMTSKFNQVYLQYSILKDNPNFCIMYDNIFSYGGATSSKYSFAEVFFNGYPSILNHFLGDGLCAEEIAREKRDTLYHYTIPWLQKNKETVTYDEFEEIYKKYYQDEPYYEDGLAIMEAIRQS